GCGCGCGCAGGCATAAAACAGTGCCACGGCCTCAACCGATTTTTCCACCTGCACGGCGATGCGGTCACCGGGCTTCGCGCCCACCGCCACCAGCCCAGCTGCAAGCCTTCCCGCCAGCGCCCAGAATTCACCATAGGTAAAATCCCGCCCATCATCGCCCCGGATGAACAGCGCATCCGGATCACGGGCTGCAGCAACGCGCGAGAAGGTCACTTCTTCAGCAACGCCTCGATCTCATGCAGATGCGGCGTGGAAGGGGCCGTACCATAGCGCGTCACCGAAATGCCAGCTGCCGCACTGCCAAAGCGCGCCGCATCCTCGGGTGCCATGCCCTTGGACAAGGCCGCCGCAAAGCCGCCATTGAAGGCATCGCCAGCACCTGCCGTATCCACCACCTTGCCTGCCGAATAGATCGGAATATGGAACGAACCTGCCTTGCCATGCAGCAAAGCACCCTGCCCGCCCAAAGTGATCAACGCCGTGCCCACGCCTTTCTTGAGCAACACATCACCGGCCTTTCTGGCGGAATCCACGCCTGTGATTTCCACCCCCGTCAGCATCGTGGCTTCGGTTTCATTCGGCGTTGCATAGTCACACAAAGCATAGATGGAATCATCCAGCGGCATCGCCGGTGCCGGGTTGAAGATGGTGGTCACCCCCGCTTCCTTCGCCATTTTGAGCGCATAATGCCCCACCGCCACCGGTGTTTCGAGCTGCGTCATGAACACGGCTGAAGATGTAATCGCCTCACGCGCCGCATCAATATCGGCATTGCTGATCTGGCCAGCCGCACCCGGCACCACAATGATGGCATTCGCACCCGTGCCTTCCTGCACGAAAATATAGGCGGCACCCGATGCATGGTTCTCATCACGCGGCACCAAGGCATTGATGCCTTCCTTGGCATACATGTTGAGCGCGATGTCACCAAAGGCATCCTTGCCTACGCGCGAAATGAAGGTGACCTTGCCGCCAGCCCGCGCAGTGGCCACCGCCTGGTTCGAGCCCTTGCCGCCCGGCCCCAAACCGAATTTGGAACCGATCAGCGTTTCACCGATCGCGGGTTGGCGCGGAGCCGAAAAGGCCAGATCGGCGGCATAAATGCCAAGAATCGCTACACCTGATTTTGCCATGGCCTAGAACTTCTGGTCGGGCGAGATCACGCCCATCTTGAAGATGAAGCAGCCATAGAAGCGGCGCTCAGACGTCTGCACCACGGCATAGGCCTTCTTGGCCTTTTCATAAAACGCAAAGCGTTCCACGCCCACCAGCTTGAACTTGCCGCCTTCCGCCGCATCGATTTCCTTCTGCACTTCATTGTGGATCGGCAGAAGCTCATTGGGCTTGCCCACCACTTCCATCCGGCAGGCCGCATCGTCCACAAATGTATCCAGCGGGAATTGCGAAAGGATCACTTTCACCGCCGTGGCGGCATCGGCATCCAGGCGCAGCACCCGGCCAAAAGTGGTTTCTGCTGCAATGCCTTCTGCGGGGAAATTCGAATCCGAGATGATCAGATCTTCGCCATGGCCCATCTGCCGCAACGCATAGAGCAGGTCTGAATTCAGCAGCGGGTGTACGGTCTTGAGCATTTTTGTTTCCTCCTGGAGATCGACACTATTCAGCCTTCATCAATTTGGCAATTCAGGATAATAGGGAGGCAACAACCATAAGGAGCAGCCATGCGCATCGAAGCCATTTCCCCCGGCGCCAATGTCCCCAAGGAGGTCAACGTCATCGTTGAAGTGCCGGTGGGCGGCGAGCCGATCAAGTATGAAATGGACAAGGAGGCTGGCACCCTGGTGGTCGACCGTTTCCTCTATACGTCCATGCGCTATCCCGGAAATTACGGTTTTATCCCGCATACGCTGTCGGATGACGGCGATCCGGTGGATGTGTTGATCGCCAACCAGCGCGCCATCATTCCGGGCGCTGTCGTGGCCTGCAAGCCTATCGGCGTGTTGCGCATGGTCGATGAGGCCGGCGGCGATGAAAAGGTAATTGCCGTTCCGGTGCCGCGCCTCACCCGGCGCTATGAAGGCATCCACAATTATCTCGACATGCCGGAAATCACCATCAAGCAGATCGAGCATTTCTTCGAGCACTACAAGGATCTCGAAAACGGCAAATGGGTGAAGATGGCCGGCTGGGGCAATGCCATCGAAGCCGAACAGCTGATCCTCGAAGGCTTGAAGCGCCACGATGAGGCCAAGGCCAAGGCGAAAAAAAGATAAAGTTTTAACGAAACCAGCGCCTCAAAAGACGCGGTTAACCATAGTTAATTCTTTACTAACGACATGTGCCAATGCAGGATGAACCAGGTGCGGTTTGATCTTTGTTTGGGTTTGTCATGCGTAATATTTTTATGGGCTTCACCGCCGCCCTCCTCCTGTCTTCAGCGGCTGTAGCTGCTGACCAGAAGCCAACTTTCACCTGCGATGAATTTGCCACCGCCTATGCCGATGAGGCAACGGGCGATGACATGCAGCGTGCAGGTGCCTTCGATACAGCAGAGCCCGGCAAGGTACTGATGATTGGCGCTGGCCAGAAAATCTACATACCGCAGCGCCAGACGTCACTTCAGGGTTTCGCGCCCAAAACCGCCTGGGAAAACCTGCACGACTACCGTCGCGCCTACCACGAAGGCCGCCGCCGCTGCCTTTGGGCCAATAGCATCAACGTACAGGTGCAGAAGTAAGCTTCACGTCCTCGCCCACCATCACTTCATTCGTCACCCCGGCAAAGGTCGGGGCCCGCTCCGGCTGGCTCGGAATGCGTGATTTTAGCGGGGTCCCGGCCTTCGCCGGGATGACGATAAAAGGGGCAGCGTGCGCTAAACTAATGCGCCCGTGAAATGCAGAAGGCCACAGCCTCGATGAGTGACTCTTTCCATTCACTCTCGGGGAAAATCGCCAGCGCGTCACAGGCAATCGAACCATAATGGCGCGCCCGCTCGATCGTATCGGCCAGCGCACCATGACGCTCCATCAGCTTGGTCGCATAGACGAGGTCATCGGGCGTCTGGTTTCCCTCTTCCATCACCCGCTTCCAGAAACTGCGCTCCTTGTCATTGCCGCGCCGGAAAGACAGCACAACGGGAAGCGTAATCTTGCGCTCACGGAAATCATCGCCAACCGCCTTGCCCAGGCTGGCCTGCTTGCCGGAATAATCCAGCGCATCATCCACCAGCTGGAAGGCAATGCCGATATTGCGACCATAGGAATCCAAAGCTTCCTGCTCATTGCGCGGACGCCCGGCGATGACAGCACCCACTCGTGCAGCCGCCTGGAACAGGGCAGCCGTTTTGGCGCCGACAACTTTGAGATAAGAATCTTCCGTCGTCGCTGTATCCTGCGAGGCTGAAAGTTGCAGCACTTCGCCCTCGGCAATGGTGCAGGCCGCTTCCGATAGAATGCGCAGGCAATCGAGAGAGCCCGCTTCCACCATCATCTTGAAGGCCTGGCCCAGAAGATAATCGCCCACCAGAACCGAGGCCTGGTTGCCCCAGATCACCCGCGCAGCCTGCTTGCCACGCCGCATGTCGCTTTCGTCCACAACATCATCATGCAGCAGCGTGGCCGTGTGCATGAATTCAACTGCCATGGCCAGCTTCAGATGATGCATGCCCTGGTAACCGCACATCCGCGCGGCGGCCAGCGTCATCATCGGGCGAATGCGCTTGCCGCCGGAATTGATCAGATGCCCGGCA
This Aestuariivirga litoralis DNA region includes the following protein-coding sequences:
- the ppa gene encoding inorganic diphosphatase, producing the protein MRIEAISPGANVPKEVNVIVEVPVGGEPIKYEMDKEAGTLVVDRFLYTSMRYPGNYGFIPHTLSDDGDPVDVLIANQRAIIPGAVVACKPIGVLRMVDEAGGDEKVIAVPVPRLTRRYEGIHNYLDMPEITIKQIEHFFEHYKDLENGKWVKMAGWGNAIEAEQLILEGLKRHDEAKAKAKKR
- a CDS encoding polyprenyl synthetase family protein, with the protein product MGVVIAFDGAGEKPKATLDQLVGLTAADMARVNDLILEKAQSHVELIPELAGHLINSGGKRIRPMMTLAAARMCGYQGMHHLKLAMAVEFMHTATLLHDDVVDESDMRRGKQAARVIWGNQASVLVGDYLLGQAFKMMVEAGSLDCLRILSEAACTIAEGEVLQLSASQDTATTEDSYLKVVGAKTAALFQAAARVGAVIAGRPRNEQEALDSYGRNIGIAFQLVDDALDYSGKQASLGKAVGDDFRERKITLPVVLSFRRGNDKERSFWKRVMEEGNQTPDDLVYATKLMERHGALADTIERARHYGSIACDALAIFPESEWKESLIEAVAFCISRAH
- a CDS encoding RbsD/FucU family protein: MLKTVHPLLNSDLLYALRQMGHGEDLIISDSNFPAEGIAAETTFGRVLRLDADAATAVKVILSQFPLDTFVDDAACRMEVVGKPNELLPIHNEVQKEIDAAEGGKFKLVGVERFAFYEKAKKAYAVVQTSERRFYGCFIFKMGVISPDQKF
- the rbsK gene encoding ribokinase, coding for MAKSGVAILGIYAADLAFSAPRQPAIGETLIGSKFGLGPGGKGSNQAVATARAGGKVTFISRVGKDAFGDIALNMYAKEGINALVPRDENHASGAAYIFVQEGTGANAIIVVPGAAGQISNADIDAAREAITSSAVFMTQLETPVAVGHYALKMAKEAGVTTIFNPAPAMPLDDSIYALCDYATPNETEATMLTGVEITGVDSARKAGDVLLKKGVGTALITLGGQGALLHGKAGSFHIPIYSAGKVVDTAGAGDAFNGGFAAALSKGMAPEDAARFGSAAAGISVTRYGTAPSTPHLHEIEALLKK